The stretch of DNA CGCGCCGGCCCGGCGCAAGGTCGGTGCCGCCGAGGTGCTCAGCGTCGAGCAGGCCGTCCGGGACATCCGGCTGCTCGACGACGCCCGCGGCGGCGACGCGCTCTTCGAGCTGGCCGGACAGTCCCTGCGCAACGCCTACGTGCTGCTGAACGACGGCGACTACGGCCGGGCCACCGAGAAGCGGCTCCAGGCCGGGGCGGGCGAGCTGGCCATCTCGGTCGGCTGGCTGGCCCACGACTCCAACCGGCTGGGCGACGCCCGCTCCTTCTACTCCGAGGCGCTCGCCACGGCCCGGATGGCCGACGACTCGGCCCTGGAAGCGCACGTCTTCTGCAACAGCGCCTTCCTGGCCCGGGACGCCGGCCGGCCCCGCGAGGCGCTGCGCGCCGCGCAGGCCGGGCAGTCCGCCGCCCGGCACCTCGACTCGGACCGGCTGCTCTCGCTGCTCGCCCTCCGGGAGGCCGGGGCCTGGGCCCTGCTCCAGGACCGGGGGGCCTGCGAGCGGTCGCTGGGCCGCGCGCACACGCTCTTCGAGCGCGGCGAGTCGGAGGCCGATCCGGAGTGGATGTCCTTCTTCGGCGAGGCCGAGATCGCCGGGCTGGAGGCCCAGTGCTGGTCCGCGCTCGGCGAGTGGGACCGGGCCAGCGAGCGGGCCGAGCGGGCGATAGCGCTCCAGGGCAGTCAGTTCGTCCGGAACCGGGTGCTCTACACCGCCGAGCTCGCCCACGACCGGCTCGGCCGGGGCGACCTCGCCGGGGCCGCCCACCACGCCTCGACGGCGGTGGCCCTGCTCGGTGAGGTCCGCTCGGCCCGGATCCGCGGCATGCTGGCCGACACCGCCCGCCACCTGCGCCCGCACCACGCGGTGCCCGAGGTCGGGGCCTTCCTGGTCCGGTTCGAGGAGGCGGCGGCGTAAGGCCCGTCTTCGGGCCCCCGGGGTCAGCCCTGGAGGTGGCTGGTGTCGTTCCAGATCTCGACGGCGGGCAGGCCGTACTCCCAGGAGAGGACGGAGAGTGCGGCCGTGCCGAGCTTGAAGCGCTGGGCGTACTCCGGCGCGAGGCCGAGCCAGCGGGCGGTGAGGATGCGCAGCAGGTGGCCGTGGGCGAAGACCACCACGTCCTGGTCGGCGCAGTGCATGGTGGTGGTGTCCGGGTGCGGGGTGCCGTGGTCCTCGTTGAGGTCGGCGAGGAAGCCGTCCACCCGGGCGGCCACCTCGGCCAGCGTCTCGCCGCCGGGCACGCCGTCCCGCCAGATCAGCCAGCCGGGGTGGTCGGTGGCGCGGATGTCGGCGCCGGTGCGGCCCTCGTACTGGCCGTAGTCCCACTCCAGGAGCTCGGGCCGCTCGATCGCGCGGTCGCCGAGCCCGGCCAGCTCGCAGGTCTCCTTGGCCCGGGAGAGCGGGCTGGTGTAGACCACCGCGCCCGGCAGCCCCTCCCACGGCGCCTTGGCCAGCCGCTCGCCGAGGGCGCGGGCCATCGCGCGGCCCTCCTCGGTGAGCGGGATGTCGGTGCGGCCGGTGTGCTGGCCGCTGGCCGACCAGGCGGTCTCGCCGTGGCGGACGAGCACGATACGGGCGGGCATGGAGGTCTCCTCGCAGCTGGGGTGGCGGTGGTGCCGAGGGGTCGTACCGAGGGGTGGTGCGGCGGGCGGGCTCACCGTCGAGTGCCAGTTCCCATGATCGCGCACCACGGGCCGGCGCCGCCCCGGCGGTCCGGAATCAGTGCGGCCGGGGGCCGGGTCGGCGCCGCCCGTGGTCCGACGATCCGCCCGGCCGTGCCCCGTCCTCCCGGGCCGGGCGGGGCTCGTTCGGGGCGTATGGCCACGGAGTGTCAGCGGTGGATGCGACACTGGGCCGCACCATGAACGTCTCGCACCTCGGGCAGGCCGACCCGCTTGCGCAGCGGCTCGCCGTCCTGCGCGGCCCGGCGCCGCAACGCAGTCTCGATGCCCGTGCTCTCGCCGCGCTCGCCGCCAATCCGGGTTGCCGCCGTCGGGCCGTGCTCGACGCCGTCGGCGTGGACAAGGCGGCGGTGGCGCAGCGGCTGGGCCGCCCGGCGCCGTTCGGGCAGTCGCCGTTCGCGATCTCCCGAGGCAACGTCTTCGAGCGGCGGCTCAAGGAGAACGGGTACGCCGCACTGCTCGAA from Kitasatospora sp. MMS16-BH015 encodes:
- a CDS encoding transcriptional regulator; its protein translation is MRLLRGDLSPGEFATAIRRAAREIGEHVSCDARYVGRVETGEIRCPNYAYERVFRHMWPGRSLTDLGFAPRTEVRRRAAAGGPATGAGPATGAGPASGAPGIGALLPHEALRLNDPHHPDEENDDVRRRTFLNSGPTALAAVIGLDGPARVASPFAPGLPAPGALAPTGASPSGLPAADDASPGTLLALRRPAPARRKVGAAEVLSVEQAVRDIRLLDDARGGDALFELAGQSLRNAYVLLNDGDYGRATEKRLQAGAGELAISVGWLAHDSNRLGDARSFYSEALATARMADDSALEAHVFCNSAFLARDAGRPREALRAAQAGQSAARHLDSDRLLSLLALREAGAWALLQDRGACERSLGRAHTLFERGESEADPEWMSFFGEAEIAGLEAQCWSALGEWDRASERAERAIALQGSQFVRNRVLYTAELAHDRLGRGDLAGAAHHASTAVALLGEVRSARIRGMLADTARHLRPHHAVPEVGAFLVRFEEAAA
- a CDS encoding histidine phosphatase family protein: MPARIVLVRHGETAWSASGQHTGRTDIPLTEEGRAMARALGERLAKAPWEGLPGAVVYTSPLSRAKETCELAGLGDRAIERPELLEWDYGQYEGRTGADIRATDHPGWLIWRDGVPGGETLAEVAARVDGFLADLNEDHGTPHPDTTTMHCADQDVVVFAHGHLLRILTARWLGLAPEYAQRFKLGTAALSVLSWEYGLPAVEIWNDTSHLQG